A window of Kineococcus rhizosphaerae genomic DNA:
GTCGAGCATGCGGGCGACGGACTCGTAGGAACCCACGAGGGTCCCCATGTTGAAGTTCACCGCTCCCTCGGGCAGCGAGATGGTGCGGGCCGTGGAGTGCTCGTCGGCGCTGGTGTCGGCACCCGCCTCGTCGGCCTGGTAGTTCAGCGCGGCCAGGTCGGCGTTGTCGTGGTAGTCCTGCCACTTCGCCTGGGCCAGTTCGTCGGTCTCGTCGGCGATCACCATGAACAGGGCGAACGCGCCCGCGTCCCGGCCCGCGAGGTCGCTGGCCGCCTTGAACTTCTCCCCCGACTCCACCATGGCCCGCGGGGTGTTCACCCCCGTGCTCAGCAGGAAGTCGTACTCGGCGTTCTCGGCGGCGAACTTCATCCCGCTGGGGGACTGGCCGGCGGCGACGATGTCGATGTGCCCGGGGCGCGGGGACAGGACGCAGTCGTCCATCTCGTAGAACTCGCCCTTGAAGTCGCTGCGCCCGGTCTCGGTGAGGTCGCGCAGGACCTTGACGTACTCGGTGGCGCGGGCGTACCGGTTCGCGAAGTGCTCGTCACCGGGCCAGACGCCCATCTGGGTGTACTCCCCCGGCGCCCACCCCGTGACGATGTTCACCCCGATCCGGCCGGGGGCGATGGAGTCGATCGTGGAGACCATGCGGGCCACCATCGCCGGGGGCAGGGTGAGGATCGCCGTCGAGGCGTACAGCTTGATGCGCTCGGTGACGGCGGCCAGTCCCGCCGTGAGGGTGAAGGACTCCAGCGCGTGGTCCCAGAACTCCGTCTCACCCCCGAAACCCCGCAGCTTGATCATCGACAGCGCGAACTCGAGACCGTGCTCCTCGGCCTTGCGGACGATCTCCTTGTTGAGGTCGAACGTCGGCATGTACTGCGGGGCGGACTTCGAGATGAGCCAGCCGTTGTTGGCGATCGGGATGAACACACCGATGTCCACGGGAACCTCCTGAGCACGCGTCGAGTTCGTGACTGCGAATGTATTGGCCCGCTGTTGCCGTCCCGTCTCGCGGGTGTGAACAGCGTGTTTCGCGACTCGGCTGCGCCTCGGGGAGCGCCTCGGGAGCGCCTCAGGACCGCGTGGAACCCCGCACGACGAGTTCCACCGCGAAGTTGCGCAGGAGCGGGGGCGCCGCGGGGTCGGCCATCCGCGCGAACAGCGCGTCGGCCGCCGCCCGCGCCATCTCCGCCAGCGGCTGCCGGACCGTCGTCAGGTCGATCATGGACCAGCCCGCCCAGTCGAGGTCGTTGTAGCCGACGACCTGCAGGTCCTGCGGGACCCGCAGACCGAGCCGACCGGCCGCGTCCAGGACACCGAGGGCGATGTAGTCGGTCTGCCCGAACACGGCATCGGGCCGGCGCGCGGCCGGGACGTCGAGCAGCTGCAGAGCGGCCTGGAGGCCGAACGCGGGCGTCACGGTGCCGCGGCGGACGAGGGCAGGGTCGAGCGGGACGCCCAGCCGCCGCAGCTCCGCCGCGAAACCCCTCGCCCGCCGGCGCAGGCTCGGGTTGTCCGCGGGCCCGGCCACGACGGCGATCCGCCGGGCCCCGCAGGCGTGCAGGTGCCGGGCCAGCAGCCGGCCGCCCTCGACGTTGTCGGAGATCACCCGGTCCACGCGCCGGCCCAGCGCGCCGTCGACGTCGCGGTTGAGGACGACCAGCGGCAACCCGGCCTCGACCAGTTCGGCCACGGCGGAGGAGTCCGTGCGGGCCGAGAGGTAGACGACGCCGTCGACGAGCCCGCCGCGCAGACCCTCCAGGTCCTCCTCGAAGCGCCCCGATCCCTCGTCGTGGTCCGACATCAGCAGCACGCGGTGGTCGCGGGCGTGGAACTGCTCCTGCAGGCTCTGCACCAGCGCCGGGTAGGAGGGGTT
This region includes:
- the rutA gene encoding pyrimidine utilization protein A, whose product is MDIGVFIPIANNGWLISKSAPQYMPTFDLNKEIVRKAEEHGLEFALSMIKLRGFGGETEFWDHALESFTLTAGLAAVTERIKLYASTAILTLPPAMVARMVSTIDSIAPGRIGVNIVTGWAPGEYTQMGVWPGDEHFANRYARATEYVKVLRDLTETGRSDFKGEFYEMDDCVLSPRPGHIDIVAAGQSPSGMKFAAENAEYDFLLSTGVNTPRAMVESGEKFKAASDLAGRDAGAFALFMVIADETDELAQAKWQDYHDNADLAALNYQADEAGADTSADEHSTARTISLPEGAVNFNMGTLVGSYESVARMLDEAAEVPGVKGIMLTFDDFLTGLDAFGERIQPLMRSRNRIPSPSPATV
- a CDS encoding LacI family DNA-binding transcriptional regulator yields the protein MSDSAGRVPVTGYDVARAAGVSQSTVSRALRGDVRVVGRTREHVLRVARELGYVVNVSARTLITRRSATIAIVSGDLRNPSYPALVQSLQEQFHARDHRVLLMSDHDEGSGRFEEDLEGLRGGLVDGVVYLSARTDSSAVAELVEAGLPLVVLNRDVDGALGRRVDRVISDNVEGGRLLARHLHACGARRIAVVAGPADNPSLRRRARGFAAELRRLGVPLDPALVRRGTVTPAFGLQAALQLLDVPAARRPDAVFGQTDYIALGVLDAAGRLGLRVPQDLQVVGYNDLDWAGWSMIDLTTVRQPLAEMARAAADALFARMADPAAPPLLRNFAVELVVRGSTRS